A single region of the Triticum dicoccoides isolate Atlit2015 ecotype Zavitan chromosome 2B, WEW_v2.0, whole genome shotgun sequence genome encodes:
- the LOC119365597 gene encoding probable purine permease 11, with protein sequence MSSPQEIQLQIRGIPCPEQESGHGENSGAPKAAERQRQAGTGTRGVRWWLMVLLDMLVVLCGQTVGTLLGRYYYNSGGNSKWMATLTISGGSPLLAILLLLTPRDPAGEPRPAAAKMVPIYLGVGTLIGFDNLMYSYALQYLPVSTFALVAATQLAFNSITSRLINAQRFTALIANSVVVLTFSAALLGVGSSSDGTSAADLPRGKYTLGFILTLSASAVFALILSLFEVTFEKAIRGRTLRWVLRVQMCTNFVAATVAVCGLLASGEWRTIPGEMAAFEDGRARYVATLVGTAVSWQAMSVATLRLITRVSSLFANVTGTVSLPLVPVFAVVLFGDRMTGIKAVAMLMAVWGFLSYVYQHYLDGRCAAAMGGQGGAAECCVCKARAGGEATLPA encoded by the exons ATGTCGAGTCCTCAGGAAATCCAGCTCCAGATCAGAG GCATTCCATGTCCAGAGCAAGAATCCGGCCATGGCGAGAACAGTGGGGCACCAAAGGCCGCCGAGCGTCAACGACAGGCGGGGACGGGAACACGCGGCGTCAGGTGGTGGCTGATGGTGCTGCTGGACATGCTCGTGGTGCTCTGCGGGCAGACCGTGGGCACCCTGCTCGGCCGCTACTACTACAACTCCGGCGGCAACAGCAAGTGGATGGCCACGCTCACGATATCCGGCGGCTCGCCCCTGCTGGCCATCCTCCTGCTCCTCACGCCGCGCGACCCCGCCGGCGAGCCCCGGCCGGCGGCGGCCAAGATGGTGCCCATCTACCTCGGGGTCGGCACCCTCATCGGCTTCGACAACCTCATGTACTCGTACGCGCTGCAGTACCTGCCGGTGTCCACCTTCGCGCTGGTGGCGGCCACGCAGCTGGCCTTCAACTCCATCACCTCCCGCCTCATCAACGCGCAGCGCTTCACGGCGCTCATCGCCAACTCCGTGGTGGTGCTCACCTTCTCGGCCGCGCTGCTCGGCGTCGGCTCCTCCTCCGACGGCACCTCCGCCGCCGACCTGCCGCGCGGCAAGTACACGCTGGGGTTCATCCTGACGCTGTCGGCCTCCGCGGTCTTCGCGCTCATCCTGTCCCTCTTCGAGGTCACCTTCGAGAAGGCGATCCGGGGGAGGACGCTCCGGTGGGTGCTGCGGGTGCAGATGTGCACCAACTTCGTGGCAGCGACGGTGGCCGTGTGCGGGCTGCTGGCGTCGGGCGAGTGGCGGACGATCCCGGGGGAGATGGCGGCGTTCGAGGACGGGCGGGCGAGGTACGTGGCGACGCTGGTGGGGACGGCGGTGTCGTGGCAGGCCATGTCGGTGGCGACGCTGCGGCTGATCACGAGAGTGTCGTCGCTGTTCGCCAACGTGACGGGCACCGTGTCGCTGCCGCTGGTGCCGGTGTTCGCCGTGGTGCTGTTCGGGGACAGGATGACGGGGATCAAGGCCGTCGCCATGCTCATGGCCGTCTGGGGGTTCCTCTCCTACGTCTACCAACACTACCTCGACGGCCGGTGCGCCGCGGCCATGGGGGGTCAAGGCGGAGCGGCAGAGTGCTGCGTCTGCAAGGCGCGCGCGGGCGGCGAGGCCACTTTGCCCGCTTGA